The following are encoded in a window of Geobacter metallireducens GS-15 genomic DNA:
- a CDS encoding DUF4149 domain-containing protein codes for MSFFSVLCRLAVALWVGGAALFTFVLTPTIFRTETRDVAGRIVGYLFPGYFRWGLACGAVALLALLLARGKNWMPAAVLLVVMLAVTAFQAFHVEPKAALIKQQIPSFETTPKDHPMRREFSKLHGISAVCNLSVIAGGVVLIILL; via the coding sequence GTGTCATTTTTTTCAGTTCTCTGCCGTTTGGCCGTCGCCCTCTGGGTGGGAGGCGCCGCCCTGTTCACCTTCGTGCTCACCCCCACCATCTTCAGAACCGAAACCCGCGACGTGGCGGGACGCATCGTCGGCTACCTCTTCCCCGGCTACTTCCGCTGGGGGCTGGCCTGTGGCGCCGTGGCCCTCCTGGCGCTTCTGCTCGCGCGGGGAAAGAACTGGATGCCGGCGGCGGTCCTCCTGGTCGTGATGTTGGCAGTCACCGCGTTCCAGGCCTTCCATGTGGAGCCGAAGGCCGCTCTTATCAAACAGCAGATTCCTTCCTTCGAAACCACCCCCAAGGATCACCCCATGCGCCGGGAGTTCTCCAAACTCCACGGCATCTCCGCCGTCTGTAATCTATCGGTCATCGCCGGCGGCGTGGTGCTTATAATCTTGTTGTAA